One segment of Triticum aestivum cultivar Chinese Spring chromosome 2A, IWGSC CS RefSeq v2.1, whole genome shotgun sequence DNA contains the following:
- the LOC123188792 gene encoding uncharacterized protein, giving the protein MTPSATHHRRSPRGIRAHLRRRHNAATARTPPLAGATARALAAGLWRLRHAERQAVNPGPLRHDAHSPRSPRHRRKGKAKLCNGNKTRCGLGVGIPCRNHSILDKIDACAVDLPYGCWMEKATKWDQQHACLHNMLASHDPCQLPPHVHHARAMPAHGHASAVAVALEAELDKARARISELEDEKRVMRKKVERFLRKVTEEKASWKSRMRDKAQHVIATSKEDVKTERRHRRQLEAANGKLVKELAEAKASAKQAVQSYEMERKAREMMEDACEELTKEVEEDQAEVELLRRECLGMREEMEEERRMLQMAEVWREERVQMKLSDAKLALEHKYSQLNRLQAEMESFLRKDGKSIDANNSTLREARMISEAASSVRLRGVKELSHRNPHAPEDVDRVFQHFCRREETASGGSPASNVHSVSPATDIFLEKLDGSAGLENGSGSSWDTPDRERRRDSCASAGTSDRSVARASNASLLSNGKGGSGLTDQVHHPSPSRGATATGKNTALIRRLWRSAISESRKKTAGSAGTTPTSEQQRSTVITPALPVGEQCSSSYLVKPQQQRQRSHESKGLARGPHKHKQKQSLQEKLLEARMDDRKPSPSSAAKHKMQVAACN; this is encoded by the exons ATGACCCCctccgccactcatcatcgccggaGCCCCCGTGGCATCCGCGCTCACCTGAGGCGACGTCACAATGCCGCCACGGCGAGGACGCCGCCGCTCGCCGGTGCCACGGCAAGGGCGCTCGCCGCCGGCCTCTGGAGGCTGCGGCACGCCGAGCGGCAGGCGGTCAACCCCGGCCCTCTGCGGCACGACGCTCATTCTCCC CGTAGCCCCCGACACCGAAGAAAAGGGAAAGCGAAACTCTGCAATGGCAACAAAACGCGGTGCGGTTTGGGCGTCGGAATCCCATGCAGAAATCATAGCATCTTAGACAAG ATCGATGCCTGCGCTGTGGACTTGCCATATGGTTGTTGGATGGAGAAGGCAACCAAATGGGACCAGCAGCATGCCTGCCTGCACAACATGCTGGCTTCACATGATCCTTGCCAGCTCCCACCACATGTTCATCACGCCCGTGCAATGCCGGCTCACGGCCATGcttcggcggtggcggtggcgctgGAGGCCGAGCTTGACAAGGCCCGTGCTCGGATCAGCGAGCTCGAGGACGAGAAGCGCGTGATGAGGAAGAAGGTGGAGCGCTTCCTGAGGAAGGTCACGGAGGAGAAGGCGTCGTGGAAGAGCAGGATGCGTGACAAGGCTCAGCACGTGATCGCCACGTCAAAAGAGGACGTCAAGACGGAGAGGCGTCACCGGCGGCAGCTGGAGGCGGCCAACGGCAAGCTGGTGAAGGAGCTGGCGGAGGCCAAGGCGTCGGCGAAGCAGGCGGTGCAGAGCTACGAGATGGAGCGCAAGGCGCGGGAGATGATGGAGGACGCGTGCGAGGAGCTGaccaaggaggtggaggaggaccaggcggaggtggagCTCCTGCGGCGCGAGTGCCTGGGCATGCgggaggagatggaggaggagcgCCGGATGCTGCAGATGGCGGAGGTGTGGCGCGAGGAGAGGGTCCAGATGAAGCTCTCCGACGCCAAGCTCGCGCTGGAGCACAAGTACTCGCAGCTCAACCGGCTGCAGGCCGAGATGGAGTCCTTCCTGCGGAAGGACGGCAAGAGCATCGACGCCAACAACTCCACGTTGCGGGAGGCACGGATGATCAGCGAGGCGGCGAGCTCCGTCCGGCTCCGCGGAGTCAAGGAGCTGAGCCATCGCAATCCTCATGCCCCGGAGGACGTGGACCGGGTGTTCCAGCACTTTTGCCGGAGAGAAGAGACGGCAAGCGGCGGCAGCCCGGCGTCCAACGTCCACTCCGTCAGCCCGGCGACGGACATCTTCTTGGAAAAGCTCGACGGCTCCGCCGGCCTGGAGAACGGCAGCGGCAGTAGCTGGGACACGCCCGACCGTGAGCGGCGGCGTGATTCTTGTGCTTCGGCTGGTACCAGCGACCGTTCGGTGGCGCGAGCGAGCAACGCGTCCTTGTTGTCCAATGGCAAAGGAGGCAGCGGCCTCACTGATCAGGTTCACCATCCAAGTCCAAGCAGGGGCGCCACCGCCACTGGGAAGAACACGGCGTTGATACGGCGGCTGTGGAGGTCGGCGATCAGCGAGAGCAGGAAGAAAACAGCTGGGTCTGCAGGGACGACGCCGACATCGGAACAGCAGAGGTCAACCGTGATCACCCCGGCATTGCCGGTTGGGGAGCAGTGCAGTTCGTCCTACTTGGTGAAAccgcagcagcagcggcagaggagCCACGAATCCAAAGGATTGGCGCGAGGGCCGCACAAGCACAAGCAAAAGCAAAGCCTGCAGGAGAAGCTTCTGGAGGCCAGGATGGACGATCGCAAGCCCTCGCCCAGCTCTGCTGCCAAGCACAAGATGCAGGTAGCGGCATGCAACTGA